A genomic window from Thermocrinis sp. includes:
- a CDS encoding PhoH family protein: MEKVEEILDLGSFDEKFYAIVGRGDENLKLFSQLFGVKVLARGTEILVRGEGEKVIKFSNFIREIMKEFAKGPLSSAEVRDRAKAFVKGSSESITTDSEEVILVTHRKKAIVPKTENQKRYVKAIRENDVVFGIGPAGTGKTYLAMAMALAHLKENKVNKIILTRPAVEAGEKLGYLPGTIAEKVDPYLRPLYDALYDMVDYDKAVYMLERNIIEIAPLAFMRGRTLNDAFIILDEAQNSTRDQMKMFLTRIGFGSKVVITGDITQIDLPKKEESGLIEAVKVLQNIEGINFVKFGQEDVVRHPVVARIIRAYEDYEKKQSVGKEKSKRSKSQLSE; this comes from the coding sequence ATGGAAAAAGTAGAAGAGATACTGGACTTGGGCAGTTTTGACGAGAAGTTCTATGCTATAGTAGGAAGGGGGGACGAAAACCTAAAACTTTTCTCTCAACTTTTTGGAGTAAAGGTCTTAGCCAGAGGCACGGAGATTTTAGTGAGGGGAGAAGGGGAAAAGGTTATTAAATTCAGCAACTTTATAAGAGAAATCATGAAAGAGTTTGCTAAAGGTCCTCTCAGCAGTGCAGAGGTAAGGGATAGAGCAAAAGCCTTTGTAAAAGGCTCTTCAGAGAGCATAACTACGGATTCAGAAGAGGTTATACTCGTTACCCACAGGAAAAAAGCTATAGTCCCAAAGACAGAAAATCAAAAAAGGTATGTTAAAGCCATCAGAGAAAATGACGTAGTCTTTGGAATAGGTCCAGCAGGCACTGGAAAGACCTATCTGGCAATGGCAATGGCGTTGGCGCACCTGAAGGAGAACAAAGTAAATAAGATAATACTAACCAGACCAGCAGTAGAGGCAGGGGAGAAGTTAGGTTATCTGCCTGGCACCATAGCGGAAAAGGTAGATCCTTACCTGAGACCTTTGTATGACGCCCTATACGATATGGTGGACTACGACAAAGCTGTATACATGCTGGAGAGAAACATCATAGAGATTGCTCCCTTAGCTTTTATGAGAGGGCGAACCCTCAACGATGCCTTTATTATCTTGGATGAGGCCCAAAACTCCACAAGAGACCAGATGAAGATGTTTTTGACCCGAATTGGATTCGGTTCAAAGGTGGTGATTACTGGAGATATAACCCAGATAGACCTACCAAAAAAAGAAGAATCTGGATTGATTGAAGCTGTGAAGGTGCTTCAAAACATTGAGGGAATTAATTTTGTAAAGTTCGGTCAGGAGGACGTGGTAAGACACCCAGTGGTTGCAAGGATAATAAGGGCTTACGAAGATTATGAAAAAAAACAGAGTGTTGGTAAAGAAAAAAGTAAGAGGTCTAAAAGCCAATTATCTGAGTAG
- a CDS encoding aspartate carbamoyltransferase catalytic subunit, translated as MQVKHLITVKDLRVEEIKYLQSLFNEFKRGRKEKLDGRSALLFLESSTRTRLSFEIALRNLGMETYYIGRGESSMEKGESFGDTIKNFSALGFRLVVFRVPFVLYPYESYLVENISLINAGDGTHQHPTQGLIDLFTAMEHYPSLENLKILFVGDILHSRVFRSSGELFRMFGAQLGVCGPATLIPSDLSPFGEVRVFDSVDEGIEWADLVVYLRLQEERFKENYISSKEAYFLQFGLTKERYRKLKGYFMHPGPVNVYVDIDGELVYGDKSLVLKQVQNGLYVRKAVVYYLLVG; from the coding sequence ATGCAAGTGAAACACCTAATAACAGTCAAAGATCTGAGGGTAGAAGAAATAAAGTATCTTCAGAGTCTTTTCAACGAATTCAAAAGAGGCAGAAAAGAGAAATTGGACGGAAGGTCCGCTTTGTTGTTCTTAGAGAGCTCAACTCGCACCAGACTTTCTTTTGAGATAGCCCTTAGGAATTTAGGCATGGAAACCTACTACATTGGAAGGGGAGAATCTTCAATGGAAAAAGGCGAAAGCTTTGGGGATACTATAAAAAACTTTTCCGCTTTGGGTTTTAGGCTTGTGGTATTCAGAGTTCCCTTTGTGCTATATCCTTATGAGTCCTATCTTGTTGAAAATATAAGTCTTATAAACGCTGGAGACGGAACACACCAACATCCAACGCAAGGTCTTATAGACTTATTTACCGCTATGGAACACTATCCTTCTCTGGAGAACTTAAAAATCCTCTTTGTAGGAGATATACTTCACAGTAGGGTATTTAGGTCCTCTGGAGAGCTTTTTAGAATGTTTGGAGCTCAATTGGGCGTTTGTGGGCCTGCCACACTTATTCCTTCCGATCTTTCACCCTTTGGGGAGGTAAGGGTTTTTGACTCTGTGGATGAGGGTATAGAATGGGCGGATTTAGTGGTTTATCTGAGATTACAGGAAGAGCGATTTAAAGAAAATTACATAAGCTCAAAGGAAGCTTACTTTTTACAGTTCGGTTTAACTAAGGAAAGATACAGAAAGCTTAAGGGATACTTTATGCATCCTGGACCTGTAAATGTTTATGTGGACATTGATGGGGAGCTAGTTTACGGTGATAAATCTCTAGTTTTAAAGCAAGTTCAGAATGGGTTATACGTGCGAAAGGCGGTTGTTTATTACCTTTTGGTAGGTTGA